TGGGCTGAGGAATTATGGTCACCATTTAAATTAACAGCAGTGATCATTGCACACCATTGTGGACATAcctaataccactgaactgttgGCAAAAACGGCAAATTTTATGTGCTACATATTTTTTACCGCCACaaaaaaagtagaggaaaaacCTTAAATGTACAACAACTCAagctaaagaaaatgagaaacgCAGTCCTTAAGTCGCACTAGCCACTTTGCAAGGGCTCTGTAACACCGTGCAGCTGGGAGTGGTACATATAGAATGTTTCCGTCGTCATGGAAAGTTCTACTGGGCAGCGCTGACCTGCCGTTGCTTCTCGCCTCTGCCCAGGTCTTATTTCCTGACAATGTTCCTAGGGACTACTCCAAAACCCCACGCTAGGCCCAGAAAAAACCCCTGGGAGCCTAAATTGCCTTTATGTTGAGTCCTGATGTTCATATCAGGCAGGGTCCTGGTAGCGAGCAGGAGGCACTCAGAATGGATGATTCAGGAGGGTGGTAATAAAGGGGCTACTCGCAAAGGTGTAGCAGAATTGGGTAACTGACATGGGGTGGTAAAGCATGTAGGATGGGCAACAGCAGGGAGCTGAAGGCTCACTTGGTGGAGCTATGGCCTTGGGTTGGGGGATGtagggagggaaatggggagagaagCCCCTCgacttctccttccttccacctcctGCTGGTGGCCCCCTGCGGCTGACACTAGCAGAAGGCTGAGGGCCCAGGTGAATCAACCTCCAGGGATATAAGGTGGGTGAAGAGTGGAGGGGCAGAGAACTAGTCCCACTCAGCTCTCTAACTCACCTTCCCCCAAACAACCATCCATCACCCACAAGCCTCCATCAGCCCCAGGAAACCTCTGTCCCACTGGCCATCATGGGCCACATCCAAAACTCTTCCAGGAGATGTGGCCCCCACCAGCCAGGCATCTCTGGTTGCCAGCAACAGAAATGACTCCAGCTGACTTAACTAAAAGATTTATCGGAAGGATCTTGGGGAGTCTGCAGAATGGACAGGAAGGTTGGAGTGCCATGGCTGTGGCCTCATCAGGGGTCAGGCCTGGGCTGCTTCTGTCTTTCAAGACTCCTTTTGAATGCAAAGTGCAGGGAAAGAATGCCAAGTCTGGGCCCCTTGGgtagggaaggggagagaactTGTGGGAAGGGGCCTGAGGTTGCCTCCAGCCTCCAACGGGGCAGAGCTCCATTCCCAAAAGAAAGGAGGATGGAAGCCAAGTGGTGACAAAATTAACAAATGTCCTTTTCAAGAAGTGACCTGTCCATTTCACAGGAGGGACATGTGGGCCCAGGAAAGGGCACTGACCCACACAGGCCAGGCAGGTGGCACAAGTCACTTCTCCAGAGACTCCCCCGGTTAGGAGAGTGATGTGGGCTGGGTAGCAGAGAGACTGTCCTTCCAGATGGCACCTGTTTTGCACCACTCAAGCCTCAGGGAGTTCCCAGGGCCTTCCCCCATCTCAGAAAGGGCCTGGTGGGCAGGGGTCACGGTCATGCTCAGGCCACTCCCCAAGGGGCAAACGAAAAGACCAACAGAAGCAGGCTCAGTCCCAGACGTTTTTTTATATACAGGGTTTATTCCTCCCAACCCCCGTGCTGCAACTCCAGGCTCATCCACACCCCCAGCATGAAGCTAcccaccacctcctgcctccaggcatCCTCTAGTCCTGTCCTCTCATGGGGCTAGATCTCCACAGGTGGGgcggggagaaaagggaaagccCTAGCACAAGGCAGCTCCCCTGCGGCCTCAGAcccccagagaggggagagaggaggaagcagataGGCAGCACAGAACTGGGGTTCCAATTCTCAAGAAGCTATACAATAGAAGACAAAAGTAACGATAGAAGACAAAAGTAATGctctgggggaagggggcagagagaaCTAAGGCCAGACCCTGCACCCTCAGCAGGGCCATGGGAACCCCAGGATccagggagtgggggcagggctggggagagaagaatTTAGGGGAGGAGGAGCCCAAGGATGGTTCTGCCCTGGCCTGGACTCCTAGGCAAAGGGCAAGTGAGGCAGAGAAGCCCCAGTCCTTGGCAATGGAGCCCCAGGCCTACAGCTTGGTCAGGTCCAGCTTCAGCTTGTAGGGTGGGGGGCTATCCCCAAAGGCGTGCGATGGGGGAGGGTACAGGGGCCAGTCTGGCTCTACCATAAAGCCCTTGTGCTGCTCCAGAgtcaggggctgcaggaggaggaagagagggagggtggtCTATGAGTCCCCGAGCTGGGGATCCCGCCCTGATCTCAGGTCCCCTCTACTAAGGGTGggtgttgtttccaccttttcGTAAAGGAGTAAAGAAACTTGCCTAACATCACTCAGCAAGTCAGGGGTCCCTGCTTCCTTGGAAGGGGGTGGCCCTACCCAGAATATGGAGCTGTTCTCCTGCCACCCctccacctggccctgcccaaTGGCCCCGCCCACCTGAAACTTGAGGTGCTGGCCGGGTGCGGTCACCAGAGTAGAGCAGCTCAGCCACAGCATCACCAgcacagagaggaagagacagcaggCCAGGATCCAGCGAGGAAGCCCCGAGCGCCTGCCCCACCCAGCAGGCACGTTCAGTGGCCCTAGTGGGGTGAGAGAGACCCTCCtctctggccccaccccaccccacccccagggttcTGCCACCCACCGGGACATGCAACTGAGGAAGTCGTTGTCCTGCAGCTCATCAGACTCCACCTTGGCCTTGCTGCTGGTCTTGACTCGAATTTTGGCCTTTCTGACCTTGTCCAAAGGGCCTACAGGGTCTGAGAGAACAGGTCACCTCTCAGCAGTCTCCAGGCCTTTGCCAAGAGGTGAAAGCAGCCatggagaggagaaaaaaggccAAGACCTGGGGCAATGGGGCATGGAGTCCTGGAATAGATCAGAACCCTGACAGATGTACCATGGACCCCTGAGAGATGGACCAAAGAATCCTGAGAGATGAACTATGGAACCCAGAGAGATGGACCATGGAACCCAGAGAGATGGACCATGGAACCCTGGGACATGGACCATGGAACCCCAGGAGTTTAGAGATGGAAATCCCAATCCTTGAGAGTTCATTTGCCAGGAAGAGCCCTTGTGGCAGTGGAGCCACCTGTGGAAGGAACACTGGTCTAGGCTTGGACCTTACCAACATGCACCTCCAAGGCCTCAGGGTGGGATCCCCGCCAGGTCACCTCCACTCGCTGCAGATGGGCCCCCTCGTGCCCCAGGCTCTCTACCACAGGCTGGGTCTGGGCCAGGAACAAGACAGCACAGAGAAGCCCTTTAGAAAGGCACCATCTTAGCCCTAGGAGAcacctctctgtgccctgtgTGGACTATATTGTCCCATGGCCCGCTGGCACCTAGTTCCACTGGGGACAAAGAGGATACCCTCTGTGGGGCTGTGGGCTGTGATGTCAGGGGTGCTGTTGCCTGCTATTGTGGGCCCTTGATTTGTCTTGACCCCATCCTCCAGCTCCTGAAGTAGGAACCTGATTAAGGGCAAGCCAATAGAATTACAGGGATTGGCTGAGAGGCCATCACATGACCCAGCCAGGGCCAATAGGAGTACATCTCAGTTTAGTTAATACCTCAGACAGGTTGTAGTCTAGAGCCTCAGGCATCCACCCTGCTGTGAGGATGGAAGCACTTGCCTGGGAATGAGGCTACCCCAAAGGACAGCAGAGTCAAGGGATGGAGTGAGACACTCTACCCCtagatccagctgtgcctgaagcttGCCTACCTGTGGACTTTGCATCCCATGAGTCAAGAACCAATGCATCCCACCTTTATACCCTGACCACCCAACCAGTACTCTGGTGTGGCCTCTGCCAGATCCCTCACCTGGAACACCACCACCTTCCCATTGTCAGTCTGCAGGTAGTATGTCCAAGTGGAGGAGACGAAGCCCTGGGCCGAGTTGACAAGGTCATTGCAGAGGGTGGAAAACAAGTCCAGGAGCGAGAGGGCCCCACTCGGAGCTTCCAGGACCTTTCTCTGCCAAGGGGAGGCCCAAGGCACAGAAATGTCACCAATGTAGGGCATTAAccagtgggaggggaggtgggagaattCACTGTGATCAAAATTCACTAAGCGGTTTGGGGCAACATGGCTTCATACAATGCACACAGGGCTGTGTGCCATTGGGAAAGTGGATCGCCCTCTCTGAGCCCTAAGATTGGGATGATTCTCTTCCCTCATAGGGTTGCATGAGATTTCAATTAGACAATGGCACAGGTGCCTAATTTGCAGTTGCcactattattaaaaatgtagtcatcattattattcttattttgataGTTTCAGGAGAGAACTTTGAGCAGGCAGGAATGATAGTGCACTGAACTTTGATGAACAGTGAAGGcctagaggagatggaggaaAATGAGTGAAGAGAGGAAAGGGCTTTCTAGGGAAGCCCAACGTATAGGTTTCTGGctgtaatgatgatgatgaatgattttctgtgcctcagtttccccagtgcAGCGTTGTCTAGACTCACTCATGGATTATCATAAGTGAGCAATTTTTTCcctggggtgaggagaggggtgtTATGTGTGTGCTTGGGAGGCTGCTTCTCCCT
The genomic region above belongs to Camelus ferus isolate YT-003-E chromosome 22, BCGSAC_Cfer_1.0, whole genome shotgun sequence and contains:
- the TMEM59L gene encoding transmembrane protein 59-like isoform X1, giving the protein MASVTLMPLLLLLLLLLQPPPATPAPPARDPFAPQLGDTQSCQLRCRDRYPRPQPPQEELENYPTESLNAHDRAVLISACERGCRLFSICRFVARSSKPNATQAECEAACVEAYVKATEQQACSEGCWSQNPEPEPEPESEQKRKVLEAPSGALSLLDLFSTLCNDLVNSAQGFVSSTWTYYLQTDNGKVVVFQTQPVVESLGHEGAHLQRVEVTWRGSHPEALEVHVDPVGPLDKVRKAKIRVKTSSKAKVESDELQDNDFLSCMSRRSGLPRWILACCLFLSVLVMLWLSCSTLVTAPGQHLKFQPLTLEQHKGFMVEPDWPLYPPPSHAFGDSPPPYKLKLDLTKL
- the TMEM59L gene encoding transmembrane protein 59-like isoform X2, translating into MASVTLMPLLLLLLLLLQPPPATPAPPARDPFAPQLGDTQSCQLRCRDRYPRPQPPQEELENYPTESLNAHDRAVLISACERGCRLFSICRFVARSSKPNATQAECEAACVEAYVKATEQQACSEGCWSQNPEPEPEPESEQKTQPVVESLGHEGAHLQRVEVTWRGSHPEALEVHVDPVGPLDKVRKAKIRVKTSSKAKVESDELQDNDFLSCMSRRSGLPRWILACCLFLSVLVMLWLSCSTLVTAPGQHLKFQPLTLEQHKGFMVEPDWPLYPPPSHAFGDSPPPYKLKLDLTKL